In Perca fluviatilis chromosome 11, GENO_Pfluv_1.0, whole genome shotgun sequence, the following proteins share a genomic window:
- the LOC120568424 gene encoding beta-1,3-galactosyltransferase 2-like: protein MQWRRRHCCAHTAKIFYLLSLLGLLAFLVHQVWLLKLTGMLRWRGHSVVYGGGELHTTKAKRNMSAPHSTLRFVIVPQPTFKADANISSPEKEGVTSRQGDPGFEFLNTLAANTSQSAERDLSSTITHGPFTYIINEPDKCADSRPAPFLVLLIATEARQVEARNAIRQTWGNESVAPNVGFIRLFLLGKNEGELGLLQQRMLEAESRRYHDIIQQDFMDSYNNLTIKTLMGMNWVAIYCPQASYVMKTDSDMFVNTEYLIYNLLRPELKPKKNYFTGNNMRGYAPNRNKISKWYMPPELYRGDKYPTFCSGTGYVFSGDLARKIYCASLRIRHLHLEDVYVGICLAKLRIEPTPPSNEFLFNHWRVSYSSCKYSHLITSHGFHPNELLKYWHHLQSNKRNACINTLRAGRTNSNRMNRERPAQNN, encoded by the coding sequence ATGCAGTGGAGACGACGCCACTGTTGTGCACATACAGCAAAAATTTTCTATCTCCTCTCACTGTTGGGTCTACTGGCCTTTCTGGTCCACCAGGTGTGGCTGCTTAAGCTCACAGGTATGTTGCGGTGGAGAGGTCATTCTGTGGTGTATGGAGGTGGTGAACTTCATACCACCAAAGCCAAAAGGAACATGAGCGCCCCACATTCAACATTGAGGTTTGTCATTGTTCCTCAGCCGACCTTCAAGGCTGATGCCAACATCAGCTCCCCTGAGAAGGAGGGTGTCACCTCCCGTCAAGGAGACCCAGGTTTTGAGTTTCTGAACACTTTAGCAGCCAACACTAGCCAAAGTGCAGAGAGAGATCTTAGTAGCACAATAACCCATGGGCCTTTTACTTATATTATCAACGAGCCAGACAAATGTGCTGACAGCAGACCCGCACCATTTTTGGTGTTGCTGATAGCCACGGAGGCTCGGCAGGTGGAGGCAAGAAATGCCATAAGGCAGACATGGGGGAACGAGAGCGTGGCTCCGAATGTGGGATTCATTCGGCTGTTTCTGCTGGGAAAAAATGAAGGAGAGCTGGGACTTTTACAACAAAGGATGCTAGAAGCAGAGAGCCGGAGGTATCACGATATAATTCAGCAGGACTTCATGGATTCCTACAATAACCTGACCATAAAGACATTGATGGGAATGAACTGGGTGGCAATTTACTGCCCACAAGCCAGCTACGTCATGAAGACGGACAGCGACATGTTCGTCAACACAGAGTACCTCATTTACAATCTGCTCAGGCCAGAGCTGAAGCCTAAGAAGAACTACTTCACAGGCAATAACATGAGAGGCTATGCACCCAACCGAAACAAAATCAGCAAGTGGTACATGCCCCCTGAGCTGTACCGAGGGGACAAGTATCCCACCTTCTGCTCTGGGACTGGTTACGTCTTCTCTGGAGACTTAGCGAGAAAAATCTATTGCGCATCGCTGAGAATCCGCCACCTGCATCTGGAGGATGTGTATGTGGGAATATGCCTGGCCAAGCTCAGGATCGAGCCCACTCCTCCCTCCAATGAGTTCCTATTCAACCACTGGCGGGTGTCCTATTCCAGCTGCAAGTATAGCCATCTGATAACATCACATGGGTTTCATCCCAATGAACTACTTAAATACTGGCATCACCTGCAGAGCAACAAACGCAACGCATGCATCAACACATTGAGAGCAGGCAGGACAAACTCAAACAGAATGAACAGGGAGAGACCAGCTCAAAATAACTGA